The Myxocyprinus asiaticus isolate MX2 ecotype Aquarium Trade chromosome 4, UBuf_Myxa_2, whole genome shotgun sequence nucleotide sequence ATCTGCCAGGTGCAGTTCGTGCCTCACGGATCGGTGTTTACCTGGATTACGCTGGAGGTTCTGTGTCCTTTTATGCTGTGTCTGAGACAATGGAGCTCATCCACAAATTCCAGACTAAGTTCTCAGAACCGCTTTATGCTGGGTTTGGTCTTGGATCATCTGTAACTGTGCATGCTGGAGAAGAACTACCGAACATACCACTGAATTCTGAGCTGACCTTTGTCCCAGACCCTGTTGGAAGGGTCAACAGGCCTAGGCAGAATCTGAATCGATATTTTTGTATATCcgtctttaataaaaatgaaaaatcatattGTATTTATGAACACATTTTATCAGTGGGGCAAGTGAGGCGGTCACTTAACTGAACTGATCATGGTATTCTAAAGATTCTCATCATGTTAGAACCGTGGCAGAGTGGGCAATGCAAGTGCCTGCAACATATAAATAACCATTGACTCAATGGGATACAGGTTTGAATCTTGTCCCGATTGCATTCCTCATCTCTTTCCCCAATGGTTTCCTATTTCTCTTAATATGTCATGTCCTTAAAAGACATTAAAAAGCccataattaaaacaaaatgttttctttacagACCCtgttctgcatttttattttatcaatttTATGGAAAGTcttgaataaaatgaaaatctgtcatttactcaccctcatgttgttcaaaacttatgacttattttcttttgtgaaacacaaaaggagatattaggcagaatgacagcctcaatcactcttcactttcattgcatgaaagTTAATTGTGACCGAGGCTGTCAGCCCCTAACAGTCTCCATAACATGTTTTggttttgtgttccatagaagaaagtcacttggatttgaaacaacataagtgtaaattatgacagaattttcagttttgggtgcaCTATACCTCGTGGCTCACTTTGTTAATCAAACAAGAtcaaataatttatcatttacCATTTAagatgtgcatgtgtgtataaaAGAGGAGACCAGACTGGTTTAAACATCACCATAGGCTAACCTATTCAGGGTAGTCTCTTCTGAATGAAGCTCAGAGTACAGTGCAAAAACTGCAGTCAGTCACATTTAATTTAGTCTGCTATCTGAAGCTTTGTGTTCAGAGAAGACAGAAAATGCATCAGCATCAAGAGGGGTCTgtgtacatttgaagtcagacgtttacatacacttagattgaagtcattaaaactaattttttaaccactccacagatttaatattagcaaactatagttttggcaagtcgtttaggacatctactttgtgcatgacatgagtcatttttccaacaattgtttacagacagattgtttcacttttacttGTTtcacaagtatctatatccacagtaaaacaagtcctatatcaacataacctgaaaggctgctcagcaaggaagaagctactgctccaaaactgccataaaaaagccacactacagtttgcaagtgcacatggggacaaagatattactttttggagaaatgtcctctggtctgatgatttttttttttttttttaactgtttggccataatgaccatcgttatgtttggaggcaaaagggtgaggcttgcaagccgaagaacaccatcccaaccgtgaagcatggggggtggcagcatcatgttgtgggggtgctttgctgcaggagggactggtgtacttgacaaaatagatgacatcatgaggaaggaaaattatatggatatattgaagcaacatctcaagacattgccaggaagttaaagctcggtcacaaatgggtcttccaaatggataatgaccccaagcatacctccaaaattttGGTGtcaaaaggacaacaaagtcaaggtattggagtggccatcacaaagccctaacctcaatccgatagagaatttgtgggcagaactgaaaatgcgtgtgcgagcaaggagttctacaaacctgactcaagttacaccagttctgtctggaggaatgggccaaaattccaataaCTTATTacaagaagcttgtggaaggctacccaaaaagtttgacccaagttaaacaatttaaaggcaattatACCAAATAcgaacaaagtgtatgtaaacttctgacccactgggaatgtgataaaagaaataaaagctgaaataactcactctctaccattattctgacatttcacattcttaaaatagtgatcctaactgacctaaaacagggaatgttttctaagattaaatgtcaggaattgtgaaaaactgagtttaaagtagttggctaaggtgtatgtaaacttctgacttcaactgtatctttgTGAGTGATACTAATCATGTGCATTGGACAAACAAATTGATTCAAATCTTCTTATTTAAACTTGTCTGTTTATTGTCCATTTGAatggttttaagaggtttttaAATCACATCACCCATCACCAAGTAAAGAGAAATATGTACAGGAGAGAAACATCTGTCACTTTATAGCCTTTTTCTTTATACATAGATTAGATGCTTTCAAATGAAAATCCAGGTGCCCCCAAATCAACTGCAAATCTctatctttgagacatttatacCCGTTTCAACCCACATTAATTTCCCTCActctaaatataattttatgatctcttttttctgtctttccCTGACTGTTACTCTGGCCTGGTTTCCTAGAGAACAAGGTCAAGCCTGACATTCTTTAATTACATATTCTCATTAATCTTGTAATTTAAAACAGGACCTCACTTATTCTGTCAACAGTATACAGTCAACTCACAGAGGACAAGTACAGGTAGATCAGGAGCCCTGATTTAGAATATCTGTACCAATTTAAAAAAGCAGGAGATACAATATCACCAACAGAGGGCACCAATCATTATTGGCTAAAAATATACTTTCCTAcccaaagaaaacagaaaatcttAAATAGGCCTATTAATAGGTGACAGGAAATATCCACAACCATCATGCCATCACACAGATCACCATTCACCACTTTTATATCAATTGCAAAAATACCTCAGTCAAATCGGTTCTgtattttaaattatgtaatgagccaaaaacaaaaactgttgtCATACGTTCGATAATGTAATTTCTAGaagtcgaccgatatgggttttttaatggtcaATGCCGATATCCAAAGAGAAGGGTGGCCAGTAGGCCGATATAATGTCAATATATCACATGATTTAATATAAAAGTAAATGACAAATACATAAAttggctaaaaaacaaaacaaaaaaacttttattaagcATTATGTTTACTCAAACTtggtaaaaaattaaaatggttaaaaacTAAGATTTTGTGTGTTATggatggtagatagcagtttctctTGATTTCTGTTTATTCTTCCCATTTTATTAATGgtttgcacataaagaaattgtaATACAGTCAGAAGAAGGCAATAACAACCAGCAAACACAAACAGTATGTGCACATTAGTAATCTGATTTTTTCACAAGACCGAATCAAACTTGTATATACAGTGCACAGTCAGTATGACATTTAATTATACTGCAGGTTTGCACACCAGCCTATTTttatagtaacacgatggcacgttaCAACAAAAACTGTGATtagtcatttacatgtctcagacgctcCTTAacgtgcaagcaggcgattttcggtgTCATTGCAGCTTAAGAAActaatcggccaaacaggaaaatgtaaaaataatttaatagctgatcatttaaaaatatcaaatatcggccgatttaccagcctctgcgatatatcggtcgaccactagtaatTTGGAATGTTTGTTAGATGCATTACAATTCAAACAATATGATAATATCACTGTTAGTTGAATTTCAGATTTGAACACCCCTAGATCTGGAATTTAGGTCTGTTTCGATTTCTGTGCGTTCAAGTTCTGAATTTGTTGTTGTAAAATGGCTTGGTGTATTGTGGGATTCAGTGCTGCTGTTGTTAAGGTGACTATACCTCTGAGAGTGCACTAAACACCTTTAATGTAGTACACACTGATATCTTCTTTGTTACGCATAAAAAGAACACCTTCATCCATGTCTGGTCTACAGTCCATCCAACATATCCACCTCTTGTCTATCTCATGTCTACTAAattataagaagaaaaaaaaaaaaaaagctacccCCTGTAAATATACACAATGGATAGTTGGAAAGGTTGTCACCATAGAGACACAACAAACAGCCAATATTTGGTATATAAGTAACAACAAGCAATAACCAGTTTATTAAAAACCATTCATTTTCACTTGATTTCCTCACCTAAATTCAGctaataatttagttttaaaaaataaagaatgaaagcCTCTGTGATAATCAGGCGCATCAACACATGTTGTAGCCATAATGAATCTACCCACTAGTCAGAGTATCACAGTTGTGCCACTCGTGTGTAGCGTATACGCGGTGCAAGGAGAGGTTTAACTAAATGAAAAGCTGCCTccgtttttattgtttttagacatttttaaaagtttttgcaAAATGTCAAGCTCATATAACCTGGATCCACCATAAATGTACCTAAATCTCTATGGACTCCATCAGCTTGAACCCAAACCAGCATTCTGAGATCATACTGTACCTTAAAACaaattacacatgcacacacacacacacacacaaacacagcagccTCCACCAAATATACTCAGACACCACAATGTTTCAGCTGGAGTTGAAAGTGTCTAAATCCAGAGTAGTGTCCGATACAGCTACAGCACCCGCTGTCCATTAATTATGACATCATCAAACTCCTCCTGCGAACAGTACAGAGAAACAATGAGCAcagaaacaaacattttttttttttacagtggtggAGTGTTGGTGAAGGTGTTGATTTGTCTCTAACCTCCTCACTCTCTCTGTActcctcttcctcttcatccTCCTGCGTGTATGTGGCCCCGCTGGCACTAAGTAGGGCCTGCACCTCTTTGTTAGGTCTGTAGAGGGCACAATAGAGTGGGGTGTGGCCTGCATAAGAGCGCTGATTCACCACTGCACCAGCACTCAATAGTAACTCCACTACCGCAGACCTCTGACCTTCTACCGCCCAGTGCAATGGAGACCGACCTGACCCTAAATCCTATGAATAAAATCCAAGAGAATTACCGATTAACCAAGATAAAACACCAATAAGAAATCTGAACTATTAATAAGTTATCATATGACTAAAGAGGGAACTTGTATTCTGTTATCAAAAGTGGCTTTATTTTTAGTGTAATGGTATCAGCCTCTTACCGGCTGATTGGAATCTGCCCCTGCCTCCAGCagcattctgatgatgtcacaatTGCCCTTCAGCACGGCCAGGTGCAGTGCACTCACACCTTaaagagagatggagagtgaagTAGTCATTAGAAAAGAGAGAAAGGAATATTGATAAAGATGATGAGATAAACAATATAAACCAAGAGAGCCAAAACAAGTTTTTTAGTATATTTGGGTTTGTACCTGCATAATTGGTGACGTTCAAGTGCTCTAGAGGGGTCAGTGTGCAGCTGGtcaactctctcacacactctgtgCGAAGCTCTCTTACAGCCAGGTGTAAAGGTGTGTTACCGCCCCTCTCTTGGAGCTCTGCACTGGCCCCACTCCACAAAAGCGCCCGAACACACTCACTTCGGTCTACAATGACTGCTAAATGTAGAGCGGTCTGGCCGAAGAAATAAGAATtacgtttaaagggatagttcaaccaaaaaggaaaactctctcatcatttactcaccctcatgtcatcccagatgtgtatgactttatttcttctactgaatacaaacaaagacttttagaagagtatctcagctctgtaggtccatacaacaaaagtgaatgggtaccaaaattttgaagctctaaaaagcacataaaggctgcataaaagtaatccatacaactccagtggttcaatccatttcttcagaagcgatataatctgatcagagttgagat carries:
- the LOC127431647 gene encoding NF-kappa-B inhibitor alpha-like translates to MEGSQALHDESQRQNARPGPNYAMEKRGGMDSVPEDWCDSGLDSLSGVGLGFEGSFTTYAEAEQIWTPAPSGELENKTSVGCFSIGGGERLDSAIGDSINDDAVVGSLLDGIGSMILSEPAGTDRLAVSNSEEGRQRREEFFNTLNFLSEDGDTVLHLALIHEQWGFVQYLLEEIAVDNRWTPYLDIQNDLGQTALHLAVIVDRSECVRALLWSGASAELQERGGNTPLHLAVRELRTECVRELTSCTLTPLEHLNVTNYAGVSALHLAVLKGNCDIIRMLLEAGADSNQPDLGSGRSPLHWAVEGQRSAVVELLLSAGAVVNQRSYAGHTPLYCALYRPNKEVQALLSASGATYTQEDEEEEEYRESEEEEFDDVIINGQRVL